A region of Nostoc sp. 'Peltigera membranacea cyanobiont' N6 DNA encodes the following proteins:
- the ppk2 gene encoding polyphosphate kinase 2, producing MPTQWHGVTAMSIDEVENQQNNDLVKTATDLVEKLVKAKDKKKSKKSKRIFDGSTEVFAKKIPKKTFEIELEQLQIELVKMQYWIKHVGYRVVVIFEGRDAAGKGGVIKRIADPLNPRGCRVVALGTPSDREKTQWYFQRYVQHLPAAGEIILFDRSWYNRAGVERVMGFCTEAEYQEFMQSCPEFERMLVRSGIVLIKYWFSVSDEEQEQRFLSRSHDPARRWKLSPMDLESRDRWVEYSKAKDTMFANTNIPEAPWFTIEADNKRRARLNCIHHLLSKVPYEDMTPPPLDLPSRPAAEDYVRAPRNEQFFVPQVY from the coding sequence ATGCCGACTCAATGGCATGGGGTAACAGCAATGTCAATTGATGAAGTTGAAAACCAGCAAAATAACGATCTAGTTAAAACCGCTACAGACTTAGTAGAAAAGCTAGTAAAGGCAAAAGACAAGAAAAAATCTAAAAAATCCAAACGTATTTTTGATGGTAGCACAGAAGTTTTTGCCAAGAAAATTCCCAAAAAGACTTTTGAAATTGAACTAGAGCAACTCCAGATTGAGCTAGTCAAAATGCAATACTGGATTAAGCACGTCGGCTATCGGGTTGTCGTCATATTTGAAGGGCGCGATGCTGCCGGCAAAGGAGGAGTAATTAAACGCATTGCCGATCCACTCAATCCTCGTGGTTGTCGTGTAGTTGCCCTGGGAACCCCTTCAGATCGCGAGAAAACTCAGTGGTATTTTCAGCGTTACGTGCAACATCTGCCGGCAGCAGGCGAAATTATCCTCTTCGATCGCAGTTGGTACAACCGAGCCGGAGTTGAACGGGTGATGGGCTTTTGTACTGAAGCAGAATATCAAGAATTCATGCAATCTTGCCCGGAATTTGAACGAATGCTGGTGCGATCGGGCATTGTTTTAATTAAGTACTGGTTCTCCGTCAGCGATGAAGAACAAGAGCAACGCTTTCTTTCTCGCAGTCACGATCCAGCAAGGCGCTGGAAACTCAGCCCAATGGATTTAGAATCACGCGATCGCTGGGTAGAATATTCTAAAGCCAAAGATACGATGTTTGCTAACACAAATATTCCAGAAGCCCCCTGGTTTACCATTGAAGCAGATAATAAAAGACGGGCGCGGCTCAACTGCATTCATCATTTGTTGAGTAAAGTTCCTTACGAAGACATGACACCTCCTCCGTTAGACCTTCCGTCTAGACCTGCGGCAGAGGATTATGTTCGCGCTCCCCGCAATGAGCAATTTTTTGTTCCTCAAGTGTATTGA